Proteins from one Chitinophaga oryzae genomic window:
- a CDS encoding N-acetyltransferase, whose protein sequence is METAQTITTRFVVVNEANIQALFSLITALGNEQYGHLLTGKQLDAYLATFTPQQLASDINNFSNQWLMVYAGNEPAGYALITSAGRRPDDLTDKKIKRLAGFGVLQQYAATGCKEALIKKCLQISQSYDALWMHEYAGNPLLPFFRENNFLPTGQQATLDNLPLPGVYLIRRK, encoded by the coding sequence ATGGAAACTGCACAGACTATTACCACCCGCTTTGTAGTGGTGAACGAAGCCAATATACAGGCCCTGTTCTCCCTGATCACCGCGCTGGGCAACGAGCAATACGGACACCTGCTGACCGGCAAACAGCTGGATGCTTATCTTGCAACGTTTACACCACAGCAACTGGCATCCGACATCAACAATTTCTCCAACCAATGGCTGATGGTTTATGCCGGCAACGAGCCGGCAGGTTATGCCCTGATCACTTCTGCCGGTAGACGGCCCGATGATCTCACCGATAAAAAAATAAAACGGCTGGCAGGCTTCGGCGTATTGCAACAATATGCCGCCACCGGCTGTAAAGAAGCACTGATAAAAAAATGCCTGCAGATCAGTCAATCCTACGACGCTTTGTGGATGCACGAATATGCAGGCAATCCGCTACTGCCCTTCTTCAGGGAAAACAATTTCCTGCCGACAGGCCAGCAGGCAACACTGGATAATCTTCCGTTACCTGGCGTATACCTGATCAGGCGAAAATGA
- a CDS encoding erythromycin esterase family protein, with protein sequence MLTRKSFMPLLLALALGSQTAAAQAPNIPNAKEIRSIDPSDDRYADLEPLRAAIGRSRIVMLGEQTHGEGTTFLAKTRLIKFLHEKMGFEVLAFESGLYDCARIWDNTVKGGDYSKEVIGSLFFMWATGKQMQPLHDYVQANVKSARPLVITGFESQHSGEFAKKQLFTDFGLFLRQKHLSLPDSSWELFHRVSVATFASNAYRPTAAEQETFFKVLHQLKTVLSKQPDKPAHFAASPGFWLKVTESIESQTLRYWGLVSGNELSVRDKQMAENLIWLAEKMFPGKKIIVWAHNIHIAKNTSRLNDVNDKPVPFLQTYVPMGTTISKRFGKAAYAIGFSGSTGTYTDFTNNQTADVPPVVPGSVEGQLDATGYAQAFTDYRTAKGWLLQKQQATLFDFVPQKGIWPNVFDGLFYIHTSRNI encoded by the coding sequence ATGCTTACACGCAAATCCTTCATGCCCTTACTACTGGCCCTTGCCCTAGGCAGCCAGACAGCCGCCGCACAGGCGCCCAATATTCCCAACGCTAAAGAGATCCGCTCCATCGATCCGTCGGACGACCGTTATGCCGACCTGGAGCCTTTACGCGCCGCTATCGGCCGCTCCAGGATTGTTATGCTCGGGGAACAGACACATGGAGAAGGGACCACGTTCCTCGCCAAAACGCGGCTCATTAAATTCCTCCATGAAAAGATGGGATTTGAAGTACTGGCTTTTGAAAGCGGCCTCTATGACTGCGCCCGTATCTGGGATAATACTGTCAAAGGGGGCGACTATTCCAAAGAAGTCATTGGCAGCCTGTTTTTTATGTGGGCGACCGGTAAACAGATGCAGCCACTGCATGACTATGTGCAGGCGAATGTAAAAAGCGCCAGGCCGCTGGTGATCACCGGTTTTGAAAGTCAGCATTCCGGGGAGTTTGCTAAAAAACAACTGTTCACCGACTTCGGGCTGTTCCTCCGGCAAAAACATCTTTCCCTGCCCGACAGCAGCTGGGAGCTGTTCCACCGCGTATCGGTTGCCACCTTTGCATCCAACGCTTACCGGCCCACCGCTGCAGAACAGGAGACCTTCTTTAAGGTGCTGCACCAGCTGAAAACCGTATTGTCCAAACAGCCTGACAAGCCCGCCCATTTCGCCGCCTCTCCCGGTTTCTGGCTGAAGGTTACGGAAAGCATAGAATCACAAACGCTGCGCTACTGGGGACTGGTCAGCGGCAATGAACTGAGTGTTAGAGATAAACAGATGGCAGAAAACCTGATCTGGCTGGCAGAGAAAATGTTTCCCGGTAAAAAAATTATCGTGTGGGCGCATAACATCCACATTGCGAAAAATACCAGCCGGCTGAACGATGTCAATGACAAACCCGTACCATTTCTGCAGACGTATGTACCCATGGGCACCACCATCAGTAAACGTTTTGGCAAGGCTGCTTACGCCATCGGCTTCTCTGGCTCAACCGGTACCTATACCGACTTTACAAATAATCAGACAGCCGACGTACCGCCGGTAGTACCGGGCAGCGTGGAGGGGCAACTCGATGCCACCGGCTATGCGCAGGCCTTTACCGACTACCGCACCGCCAAAGGCTGGCTGCTGCAAAAGCAACAAGCCACCCTGTTTGACTTCGTCCCGCAGAAAGGGATCTGGCCGAATGTTTTTGACGGTCTGTTTTATATACACACCTCCAGGAACATTTAG
- a CDS encoding ATP-binding response regulator produces MRRSLTVFFFVLALAAFSIGVLFIFGYDVHQRSAGKLLASADTLAREHPGIRIMDNALLTLSRAENNFRMFTITYKRNYLQQFSVQLGEVLSSVDLVAGMLAKAADHQQFEGLVNKKTEVSERIAQMKKATDSMLSTSLTDDRIDKLLSSIPGYKVSQIKKDEVTMDTVSNVQAAPEKKKGFFKRLGNAISNKNKGDTVKAQMAVMVKTRSGKVIDKETYDAQRMKDIITDVNGYYKKVLRTQLSNRMKIDADEQSLAGTNISMLGELDTLIVALRESATVALAQQKQQAKRTVYADTSTMRNIAVWGFISLVLAIAMALGTYWLLHKKEMQLKASETAAREQARVRTEFLANMSHEIRTPLNAVVGFSEQLSYSNLTSGQRDLLRSVETSADMLMQVVNDVLDFSKLEKEYISILHEPFSLYDTFEDVINTTRILAVQKNLEFKADFDGDHREVNGDAFRLKQILLNLISNAVKYTPSGSVTVTGILEIQSDTRGLFTFRVKDTGEGISKEAQANLFERFYQAAPARVTVKGTGLGLAITKKLVEMHGGNISFTSEPGQGSEFVCRIPYELASGERHTAVAMPETEQPVGAFMEGRYVLVAEDQEMNLLLMKMMLTRWKCRFDMARDGETALRLLDQHRYDLVLLDLHMPKFSGLEVVERIRKNADPQKAGVVVLALTADITEQDVRDFRRAGFNDWLMKPFKEMDIYRVIRKNLRLGEKVVPEQN; encoded by the coding sequence ATGCGTCGCTCACTTACCGTCTTCTTTTTTGTTTTAGCCCTGGCCGCCTTTTCTATCGGCGTGCTGTTCATCTTCGGATATGATGTGCACCAGCGTAGTGCGGGAAAACTGCTCGCATCGGCAGATACGCTGGCCCGCGAACATCCTGGTATACGCATCATGGACAACGCGTTGTTGACCCTCAGCCGCGCAGAAAATAATTTCCGCATGTTCACCATTACTTACAAGCGCAACTATTTGCAGCAGTTCTCGGTGCAATTGGGAGAAGTGCTGTCGTCGGTTGACCTGGTGGCGGGCATGCTCGCGAAAGCCGCTGATCACCAGCAGTTCGAAGGACTTGTCAACAAAAAGACCGAAGTCTCGGAACGGATCGCCCAGATGAAAAAAGCAACAGACTCCATGTTGTCGACTTCCCTTACTGATGATCGTATTGACAAACTGCTGAGCAGTATTCCCGGTTACAAGGTTAGCCAGATCAAAAAAGACGAGGTGACTATGGATACCGTCAGCAACGTGCAGGCGGCGCCGGAGAAAAAGAAAGGTTTCTTTAAGCGGCTGGGAAATGCTATCTCCAATAAAAACAAAGGTGATACGGTAAAGGCCCAGATGGCCGTGATGGTGAAAACCAGGAGCGGGAAAGTGATTGACAAGGAAACGTACGATGCCCAGCGGATGAAAGATATCATCACGGACGTCAACGGATATTATAAAAAAGTGTTGCGTACACAGTTGTCCAACCGGATGAAGATCGATGCGGATGAACAGTCCCTGGCAGGCACCAACATCTCCATGTTAGGAGAACTGGACACGCTGATCGTGGCGCTGAGGGAGAGTGCCACTGTAGCATTGGCGCAGCAGAAACAGCAGGCCAAACGTACGGTATACGCAGATACCAGCACCATGCGCAACATCGCGGTATGGGGATTCATTTCACTGGTGCTGGCCATCGCCATGGCGTTGGGCACATACTGGCTGTTACATAAAAAGGAAATGCAGCTGAAAGCCAGTGAAACAGCAGCGCGGGAACAGGCAAGGGTGCGGACGGAATTCCTGGCCAACATGAGCCACGAGATACGGACACCGCTCAATGCCGTGGTAGGCTTCAGTGAACAACTGTCGTATTCCAACCTGACGTCCGGTCAGCGGGACCTGCTGCGTTCCGTTGAAACATCGGCGGATATGCTGATGCAGGTGGTCAACGATGTACTGGACTTCTCCAAGCTGGAAAAAGAGTACATTTCTATTCTGCACGAACCTTTCTCCCTGTATGATACATTTGAAGACGTGATTAATACGACCCGTATTCTTGCTGTACAGAAGAACCTGGAGTTTAAGGCCGATTTTGACGGGGACCATCGCGAAGTCAACGGAGACGCCTTCCGCCTGAAACAGATCCTGCTCAACCTGATCAGTAACGCTGTTAAATACACGCCCAGCGGCAGTGTAACGGTAACGGGCATACTGGAAATACAATCAGACACACGGGGACTGTTTACTTTCAGGGTAAAAGATACCGGGGAAGGTATCAGCAAAGAGGCGCAGGCCAACCTGTTCGAACGCTTCTACCAGGCGGCCCCCGCCCGCGTAACCGTCAAAGGCACCGGTCTGGGCCTGGCCATCACCAAAAAACTGGTGGAGATGCACGGCGGTAATATTTCCTTTACCAGCGAGCCAGGGCAGGGCAGTGAATTTGTTTGCCGGATACCCTATGAACTGGCCAGCGGCGAAAGGCACACAGCGGTAGCCATGCCGGAGACAGAACAACCGGTGGGTGCGTTTATGGAAGGCCGTTATGTCCTGGTGGCGGAAGACCAGGAGATGAACCTCCTGCTGATGAAGATGATGCTTACCCGCTGGAAATGCCGTTTCGATATGGCGCGGGACGGGGAAACGGCGCTGCGGCTGCTGGACCAGCATCGTTACGACCTGGTGCTGCTGGACCTGCATATGCCTAAATTCAGCGGACTGGAAGTGGTGGAGCGCATCCGGAAAAATGCGGACCCGCAGAAAGCAGGCGTGGTGGTGCTGGCGCTCACGGCGGATATCACGGAGCAGGATGTACGCGATTTCCGGCGGGCGGGTTTCAACGACTGGCTGATGAAGCCTTTCAAGGAAATGGACATTTACCGGGTAATCCGTAAAAACCTGCGCCTTGGTGAAAAAGTGGTGCCGGAACAAAATTGA
- the pafA gene encoding alkaline phosphatase PafA — MTRLKLSALLIVGAFALGQAPSAMAQAPERPKLVVGIVVDQMRWDYLYRYADRYESGGLRRMLNEGFSCENTTISHLPSFTAVGHSTVYTGSVPAIHGITGNDWTDQLTGRKWYCTEDTVAKAVGSTSKAGQMSPRNLLASTITDELRFATNFRSKVVGVSLKDRASILPAGHTPNGAFWLDDANGSFITSTYYMKDLPEWVKRFNARKLPEQLMSKPWEPLYPLSSYVQSTADDVAWEGTFGGEKAPVFPHNMKEIYKKDPGSLRTTPSGNTLTLEFAMAAVEGYNLGNGEATDFLTINCASTDYVGHKYGPNSIEVEDTYLRLDKDLAGFFSYLDKKVGKGNYLVFLTADHGAAHSVGFMNEYNVPAGFVKDKPMMASLDSLLAARFGVKGLVRSGMNYHVNYDVAKIEANKLDYDAIKKETVKFLQRQPGIQFAADIDNLGNSPIPQPIKNMIANGYNPKRTGSVMIIPEPGWYQGFEKGTTHGNWNLYDIHIPLVFMGWHVQHGATNEITHMTDIAATLAAMLHVQMPNGCVGRPIESVIKGK, encoded by the coding sequence ATGACCAGACTAAAACTCTCCGCCCTGCTGATAGTGGGCGCCTTTGCCTTAGGGCAGGCACCGTCGGCAATGGCTCAAGCTCCGGAAAGACCCAAACTAGTAGTGGGCATTGTAGTTGACCAGATGCGCTGGGATTACCTGTACCGTTATGCCGACCGTTACGAATCCGGCGGCCTCAGAAGAATGCTGAACGAAGGTTTCTCCTGCGAGAACACTACCATCAGCCATCTCCCGTCCTTTACCGCTGTAGGACACAGCACCGTATATACCGGGTCAGTGCCTGCCATCCACGGCATTACGGGCAATGACTGGACCGATCAGCTGACAGGCAGAAAATGGTATTGCACCGAAGATACCGTGGCAAAGGCAGTCGGCAGCACTTCCAAAGCCGGACAGATGTCGCCACGCAACCTGCTGGCGTCTACCATCACGGATGAACTGCGTTTCGCCACGAATTTCCGCTCTAAAGTAGTAGGCGTTTCCCTGAAAGACCGCGCCTCTATCCTGCCCGCAGGCCATACGCCCAACGGCGCCTTCTGGCTCGATGACGCCAACGGCAGCTTTATCACCAGCACCTACTACATGAAAGACCTCCCTGAATGGGTAAAACGTTTCAACGCCCGCAAACTGCCGGAGCAGCTGATGTCCAAACCATGGGAGCCACTGTATCCGCTCAGCAGCTACGTCCAAAGCACCGCTGACGACGTGGCCTGGGAAGGCACCTTTGGCGGCGAAAAAGCCCCCGTGTTCCCGCATAACATGAAAGAGATTTACAAAAAAGATCCTGGCAGCCTGCGCACCACACCTTCCGGCAACACCCTCACCCTGGAATTCGCCATGGCAGCCGTAGAAGGTTACAACCTCGGCAACGGCGAAGCCACCGACTTCCTCACCATCAACTGCGCCTCTACCGACTACGTAGGCCACAAATACGGTCCTAATTCCATTGAAGTGGAAGATACCTATCTCCGCCTCGATAAGGACCTGGCCGGCTTCTTCAGCTACCTCGACAAAAAAGTAGGTAAAGGCAACTACCTGGTATTCCTCACCGCAGACCATGGCGCCGCCCACTCTGTAGGTTTCATGAACGAATACAACGTGCCGGCCGGCTTCGTAAAAGACAAGCCTATGATGGCCAGCCTCGACAGCCTGCTGGCTGCGCGCTTCGGTGTGAAAGGCCTCGTACGCTCCGGCATGAACTATCACGTGAACTACGACGTGGCTAAAATAGAAGCCAACAAACTGGACTATGACGCCATCAAAAAAGAAACCGTGAAGTTCCTCCAGCGCCAGCCGGGTATCCAGTTCGCCGCCGATATCGACAATCTCGGTAACAGCCCGATACCCCAACCCATCAAAAACATGATCGCCAACGGCTACAATCCCAAACGCACCGGCTCCGTAATGATCATCCCTGAACCGGGTTGGTACCAGGGCTTCGAAAAAGGCACTACCCACGGTAACTGGAACCTGTACGACATCCACATCCCGCTCGTATTTATGGGATGGCACGTACAACATGGCGCCACCAATGAAATTACCCATATGACAGACATCGCCGCTACCCTCGCTGCCATGCTGCATGTGCAAATGCCGAACGGCTGCGTAGGCCGTCCGATCGAAAGCGTTATCAAGGGAAAATAA
- a CDS encoding ABC transporter ATP-binding protein → MSFLTVSNISKNQLGAPVVKDISFTVEKFQKVAIAGETGSGKSTLLKIIGGFAQPDAGKVSFEDVRVEGPLEVLIPGQPGIAYLSQHFELRNNYRVEEILSYNNKLTEESATELYELCQISHLLKRKTDQLSGGEKQRIALARLLVTAPRLLLLDEPYSNLDLIHKDKLKEVIHDISENLDITCMLISHDPLDILSWADEVLIMKDGEIVQKGTPQQVYGQPVNEYVAGLMGAYNLFSPAKAKKLAGLPGIEASSKNLFLRPESLLLSEDETPVKGKVKHVHFYGSFYETAVSLAKDTVLVRTAKSRVKKGDTVFLSTHPDEVWYF, encoded by the coding sequence ATGAGCTTTTTAACGGTCTCCAACATCAGCAAAAACCAACTGGGCGCACCGGTTGTGAAGGACATCAGCTTCACGGTGGAAAAATTTCAAAAAGTGGCCATCGCCGGGGAAACAGGTTCCGGTAAAAGCACGCTGCTGAAGATCATCGGCGGTTTCGCGCAGCCCGATGCAGGTAAGGTGTCTTTTGAGGATGTACGGGTGGAAGGACCGCTGGAGGTGCTGATCCCCGGGCAACCCGGCATCGCCTACCTGTCACAGCATTTTGAGCTGCGCAACAACTATCGTGTGGAGGAAATCCTCTCTTATAACAATAAGCTCACGGAAGAATCAGCCACCGAGCTGTATGAGCTGTGCCAGATCTCCCACCTGCTGAAGAGAAAAACAGACCAGCTGTCCGGCGGGGAAAAACAAAGGATCGCGCTGGCACGGCTGCTGGTTACCGCGCCCCGCCTGTTGCTGCTGGACGAGCCTTATTCCAACCTGGACCTGATCCACAAAGATAAACTCAAGGAAGTCATCCACGATATTTCAGAGAACCTCGATATCACCTGTATGCTGATATCCCACGACCCGCTGGACATCCTCTCCTGGGCCGACGAGGTGCTGATCATGAAAGACGGCGAAATTGTCCAGAAAGGTACGCCGCAGCAGGTGTACGGTCAGCCGGTCAACGAGTATGTGGCGGGTTTAATGGGCGCCTATAACCTTTTCAGCCCCGCCAAAGCGAAGAAGCTGGCCGGCCTGCCGGGTATAGAAGCCAGCAGCAAAAACCTGTTCCTGCGCCCCGAGAGCCTGCTGCTGTCTGAAGACGAAACGCCCGTGAAAGGAAAAGTGAAACATGTGCATTTCTATGGCAGCTTTTATGAGACGGCGGTCAGCCTCGCAAAGGACACTGTCCTGGTAAGAACGGCCAAATCCCGGGTTAAAAAGGGCGATACGGTGTTTCTCTCCACCCATCCGGACGAAGTCTGGTATTTCTGA
- a CDS encoding DoxX family protein, with amino-acid sequence MATITAPSKSVRITGKVISILVILFALFDAIMKIIGNKYSNEGSEALGWPISQVPFIGYVLLIGTILYAIPRTAVLGAILITAYLGGAVAVMLRVGEPFWFPVLFGILTWAGLYLQDNSVRNLIPLRKD; translated from the coding sequence ATGGCAACGATAACTGCACCTTCCAAATCTGTTCGCATTACCGGCAAAGTCATCAGCATCCTGGTGATCCTGTTCGCCCTGTTCGATGCAATCATGAAAATCATCGGCAACAAATATTCCAACGAAGGTTCTGAAGCCCTCGGGTGGCCTATCTCCCAGGTACCCTTCATTGGTTATGTGCTGCTGATCGGTACCATACTTTACGCCATTCCGCGCACCGCCGTGCTGGGCGCTATTCTGATCACCGCTTACCTTGGCGGCGCCGTAGCCGTCATGCTGCGCGTGGGAGAACCTTTCTGGTTTCCCGTGCTCTTTGGCATCCTCACCTGGGCAGGACTGTATCTGCAGGACAACAGTGTCCGCAACCTGATACCGCTGCGTAAAGACTAA
- a CDS encoding aminotransferase-like domain-containing protein, with protein sequence MAIKTYRHEIFTRDIEKNIREGLWLPGYKLPSVRALKEKYGASVSTIQRGYEDLLMRGLVESLPRSGYFVSRQPEMEKPEKINRQPVVRDAVFQTGLTHTTAQPGNRHSLSSFHVAAPGDLMIPQKLLLRTLQQVVRAEGAGLLRYYPASGSPALKQQIIQRAAAYGARFREEELLVTDGALQSLYIALSAVCVPGDVVAVESPCVFSVLEVLAVLRLRVVEIPVARDGFDVDVLRKVAVRTKVRAIVVTPHFHNPTGSSMPPDQQRALVAVAQRYDIPIIENDIYGDLYFSGARPAPLKALDDSGLVMTCSSYAKTLAPGIRLGWLSTGRYLPKAEQVRFALGSTVSPVFQETVTQLLRTNSYDRHLRSFRTQLAKNAWLTLHLVSSSFPEGTSMARPAGGYNCWVQLPVQTDMDAFYQACERIGARFTPGSVFSFSGSFRHCFRLVFADTYTAARKRAIKKAGAVLL encoded by the coding sequence TTGGCCATCAAAACATACCGCCACGAAATATTCACCCGTGACATAGAGAAAAATATCCGGGAGGGCCTTTGGCTGCCGGGCTACAAACTGCCATCCGTAAGGGCGCTGAAAGAAAAATATGGCGCCAGTGTAAGCACCATTCAGCGGGGTTATGAAGACCTGCTGATGCGAGGCCTGGTGGAGAGCCTGCCGCGCTCCGGCTACTTTGTGAGCCGGCAGCCGGAGATGGAGAAACCGGAAAAAATAAACCGGCAGCCCGTGGTGAGAGACGCCGTTTTCCAGACGGGGCTGACGCATACCACTGCTCAGCCGGGCAACCGCCACTCGCTGTCCTCATTCCACGTGGCGGCGCCCGGCGATCTGATGATACCGCAGAAACTATTGCTGCGTACCCTTCAACAGGTGGTACGTGCAGAGGGAGCCGGTTTACTGCGCTACTACCCTGCCAGCGGTTCACCGGCATTGAAACAGCAAATCATACAACGTGCGGCAGCTTACGGCGCCCGGTTCCGGGAAGAGGAACTGCTGGTAACCGATGGCGCATTACAGTCGTTATACATCGCATTATCGGCGGTATGCGTGCCGGGCGACGTAGTGGCGGTGGAAAGCCCGTGTGTGTTCTCCGTGCTGGAAGTGCTGGCCGTACTGCGGCTGCGGGTAGTGGAAATTCCCGTGGCCCGTGACGGCTTTGATGTGGACGTGCTCCGCAAAGTGGCCGTCCGTACCAAAGTGCGCGCCATTGTGGTAACACCGCATTTTCATAATCCAACAGGCAGCAGCATGCCGCCGGACCAGCAGCGTGCTTTGGTGGCAGTGGCGCAGCGATATGATATTCCCATCATAGAAAACGATATCTACGGTGATCTCTACTTCAGCGGCGCCCGGCCCGCCCCGCTGAAAGCGCTGGACGACAGCGGCCTGGTGATGACCTGCTCCTCCTATGCCAAAACACTGGCGCCGGGCATCCGGCTGGGATGGCTGTCGACCGGCCGCTACCTGCCAAAAGCAGAACAGGTAAGGTTTGCCCTTGGCAGTACGGTATCCCCCGTTTTCCAGGAAACGGTGACACAGTTGCTGCGCACCAACAGCTATGACCGGCATCTGCGTTCGTTCCGTACCCAGCTGGCTAAAAATGCATGGTTGACCCTTCATCTTGTCAGCAGCTCCTTTCCGGAAGGTACCTCTATGGCCCGCCCCGCCGGCGGGTATAACTGCTGGGTGCAACTGCCTGTCCAAACAGACATGGACGCCTTTTACCAGGCTTGCGAGCGGATCGGGGCACGGTTTACCCCCGGCAGCGTTTTTTCCTTTTCCGGTTCCTTCCGGCATTGTTTCCGCCTTGTTTTTGCCGATACGTATACCGCTGCCAGAAAAAGGGCCATCAAAAAAGCCGGCGCTGTGTTGCTCTAA
- a CDS encoding VOC family protein, translating to MATAIFVNLPVKDLQKSIEFFTQLGYTFNPQFTDDKAGCMVISDTIYVMLLTEPFFKTFTNNGICDTGKHTECINCLSANSRDEVNSIVAKAVAAGATTPKPPQDHGFMYGHSFLDLDGHHWEYVYMEPNAGN from the coding sequence ATGGCTACAGCTATCTTTGTCAACCTGCCGGTAAAGGACCTTCAGAAAAGCATCGAGTTTTTTACGCAACTGGGATACACCTTTAACCCCCAGTTCACCGATGATAAAGCGGGGTGCATGGTGATCTCCGATACCATCTATGTGATGCTGCTCACTGAACCCTTCTTCAAGACCTTTACCAACAATGGCATCTGTGATACCGGCAAACATACCGAATGTATCAACTGTCTTTCTGCCAACAGCAGGGACGAGGTAAACAGCATCGTGGCCAAAGCGGTAGCGGCCGGCGCCACTACGCCCAAACCGCCGCAGGACCACGGCTTTATGTATGGTCACTCGTTCCTGGACCTCGATGGGCATCACTGGGAGTACGTATATATGGAGCCTAACGCCGGGAATTAA
- a CDS encoding GlxA family transcriptional regulator encodes MKHISILVPRGAVLGSIEGPRQVFTEVNKMLKNNGDAPMFKVQLVGLTQEVPACGGMYTVYADATIQEVPKTDLIIIPALDGDMPKIVEQNREFLPWIVQQYKAGAEVGSLCVGAFLLAATGLVNGRKCATHWMAANEFRKMYPQVDLVEDKILTDEHGIYSSGGAFSYLNLILYLIEKYCDRQIAVFCSKAFQIDIQRDSQSPFMVFRGQKDHEDEPIRKAQEFIEKNFTEKITVDQLAGMFTLGRRNLERRFKKATSNTVVEYIQRVKIEAAKKSLESSRENVNEVMYNVGYTDPKAFRITFKKITGMSPVQYRNRYNKEIEVE; translated from the coding sequence ATGAAACACATATCTATCCTGGTTCCCAGAGGAGCCGTACTAGGCAGTATTGAAGGACCTCGTCAGGTGTTTACGGAAGTAAACAAGATGTTGAAAAACAATGGCGACGCCCCAATGTTTAAGGTGCAGCTGGTAGGGCTGACCCAAGAAGTTCCCGCTTGCGGGGGTATGTACACGGTATACGCGGACGCCACCATCCAGGAGGTCCCCAAAACCGACCTTATCATTATCCCGGCGCTGGACGGAGATATGCCCAAAATCGTTGAACAGAACCGGGAGTTTCTTCCCTGGATCGTGCAGCAGTACAAAGCCGGTGCGGAAGTGGGCAGCCTCTGTGTAGGCGCTTTCCTGCTGGCCGCCACCGGTCTTGTGAACGGGCGTAAATGCGCCACCCACTGGATGGCTGCCAACGAGTTCCGGAAAATGTATCCGCAGGTGGACCTGGTGGAAGATAAAATCCTCACCGACGAACATGGGATTTACTCCAGCGGCGGCGCCTTCTCCTACCTCAATCTCATTCTTTATCTGATCGAAAAATATTGCGACCGCCAGATCGCTGTCTTCTGCTCCAAAGCGTTCCAGATAGACATTCAGCGTGACAGCCAGTCGCCCTTTATGGTGTTCCGCGGACAGAAAGACCACGAAGACGAGCCTATCCGCAAAGCGCAGGAGTTCATCGAAAAAAATTTCACCGAAAAGATCACGGTCGACCAGCTGGCAGGCATGTTCACCCTCGGCCGCAGGAACCTGGAGCGGCGGTTTAAGAAAGCTACTTCCAATACCGTGGTCGAATATATTCAACGGGTAAAAATAGAGGCTGCCAAAAAGAGCCTTGAATCATCCCGCGAAAATGTGAATGAGGTGATGTACAATGTAGGTTACACCGACCCCAAAGCATTCCGGATCACCTTCAAGAAAATTACCGGCATGTCACCGGTGCAATACCGGAACCGGTATAATAAAGAAATAGAAGTCGAGTAG